The Culex quinquefasciatus strain JHB chromosome 2, VPISU_Cqui_1.0_pri_paternal, whole genome shotgun sequence genome contains the following window.
GTGTTAGACAAACCCAAGAAATATCTACTAACCTTTAgcaaacttttgtttttcattctaaACTGTTGTAAACCATTTAAGATAAAGTTACATTTTTATAAGCAAAATAAATACCAAACGAAAAATAATCTTGCGTGTGGCTTGCGTGCAAGATTGAATGCAATTACCCCCTCCCAATTTCAAATGCCCATGCATCAGTATGAGTAGTACTTGATCAACATACTCATACATCTTCAAGCGCACATGGTTTCTTCTATTTTAGTATAAGTGATACAAATAATACATGCTTAAACTATTGACGAATAAGAAACGGTGCATGTGTGGAgccccaaaaaatcaaaataaatatggaAACGCACGCACAAACATAAACAATCAAATTCAACCACTATTTTGGACCTAGATCTGATCACTGCCAAAATAAACCACACTTAAAATAACTCCGGCTAGTCAAGCTACACAAACATTTTGGGAGATCCACCCCTCGGCGGCGGTTATTGACACCGATCTTAGAAATGTTTAGAAATGACCGCCTTCAACAACTGCGCAGTTTGTCCCAAACAGACGCAATTGTGCTCAATTGGACCCAATCAGTGAGTGTTTTGCTCTAGCTAGATTAGGTccaaatttttgttatgattTCGATGTTATAAAAACCCGATTGAGAATCATTTCTGAAcactttcattttaatgcaaaaaaaaaatattacgagacgacattttttcgatggatcaactatggtccccttggaacgagatgtcaagtaggaccttttctgtttagaagggccgcgaagttgtttttttcaaaattgattttaaaatccattttaaaacttttgcggtcgtacaaagggttattgtactcagaaaaataagctttatcgttgtgaacaataatatcactaATTTAAGCTTCATTTTTGGACCCAATTGAAGGACTGTAACTATGGTCAAGCTGGATATAAAAATTtggataaaattttatttgactTGGACTTCGGGGAcatttgtaacaaaaaaaaatatttttgacacaAATCGGATCACGATAGCTATCCTTTTTAGCCATTCTAAATCAACTTTGAATGAAATTCCCACGGAACACTTCCCATCTCGTTATCAGCTCAAGTACTCCTGAATGGCCCGAGATCGTCAGCATCAAGTGCTGTGCACTTGAACGATGCTTTACTCTACAACACGTCACCGTGATTGTAATTTGCATACACTGCATACTAATCACGCCGTCCGGCATAGTGGCGCGTGCCACCAAGGCAGGTTCACAGTATCAGGGAGCGAGACTCAACGATTCACGCATGATTGGGCGTGACGGCCAAAAAATGACGATGTTTGTTTATTATGAATCTCTCTCTTTTGCCTCAACAGGCAATACCCGCACCGTCGTTCTCGATTAGATAATTCCGGACGTACTGCTTTTGCGCGTCCGACAGGCCCAGCTGGTCGGCTTCGGCTTCGAACTGCTCCAGCCCTCCCGCCCCGACCAGATAACCGTTCAAACGGGCCGCGACGTGCGAGCTTTGCAGCAGCTCCGAGGTCAGCCCGAGACCCTTGGCCAGATCGACGTGACCCTGCAGCCGATACTTTTGGTTGTGGCTGAAACGAAGTTTTTTGATAGATGAGCCGCGCTGTTCTGGATTGATCCGGTTACTTACTCTGCCGCTGGGTAAAGCGGACTAGCTGGGACGATCTCGGTTGCGACCACTTCTTCATGCTCCTTGGCTTGTTGAGCGGCTTTACTGGCTTCAGCCAACTTCCGTTGATCCTCACTGTGATACTGGATCATAGTCATGTACTCGCGCTTAAGCCTGGCCGACGCCCGATACTCGTggttctcccagaacatttccagcAGCTGCGAGTACGTAATCTTGGTCGGATCGTAGTGAATTTCAATCACCTCAACGTTGTCACCACTAAAAAACAAGCAGATCACGATCATTCCTTCCAAAAACTGACACCTAACCTACATATCCTTCCCCTTCGGAGCACCGGTCGTTCCACCGGAGTAGCCAACCCTTGTCCTCAAAACCCCAAGCGTGGCCCCAAACAACGAATCCGTGCCCCAGTAGCATCCCATGCCGAAGGTGGCCTTCTCGAACGGAACATCAACGTGATGAAGGGGAGCAGCCTAAAAGGGTCGATATCACCTTAATGAAAAATGGCCGAAATCGGCGATCGTTCTTTTGTTTACCATGGTCGATGGAGTCTAATCCTTGGTGTCAATGAAACAAAAGAAATTCACGCACTTATCAGGCccaatcaaaacaaaagaaGTGTATCAGCTTGGTTTATGAATAGATCGGAAGCTGTCACTTTCGCCACGCGATCGCCGGCTAAGCGAGTGTGCGTGCATTCAATGGTATTGGTAAAAGTTAGTTTGATGTTGAGCTGGTGGTAGTTGAACGAAACGATTGATTAAAGCTTTATGAATGAATAATtgctgaaaaataatatttacagAACATTCGAGAAAAGTTAGAAAAGATCATTCGAAACgatcaagtttcaaaaaaacgaaaattagttgATCTCAATACCAAAAGAAAGCGTCATCACTAACACCTAACCAAACTGTCTAACCACCAACACAGATCAACCGATCAAGACCACGTGCGAGTGGTTCGGAAGTGTGCGAGAGCGCGCTCGAGTTGCTCTTGTTGACGAAGCGGCTAAGTTAAGAGAGTAATCAAAACATTAGAAGCGAGTATCTTCAAgtcatttaaaatgatttttgaaggtgTTTTTGACAGGGaaaatttcgagattttttgctgAAACTTATGATTTAGGTTAAACTCGGAAAGCTCTACAAAATggtgtaaaatttgttttaaatttccaattttgacaataaaaaattttcttctaaaaatgtcCAAAGGTAAAAAATGGGTTaagaaatcattttaaattaagttcatGAAAATGTCTCCACTTGTTACAAAATTTCCATGACAACAGGTGCCAAAACTTCCACCGAAAATCGCAAAGCTTGCGAATCTTAGGCCGAGCGTTCTTCGCGCGAGAAAGAGAGCGGGAAGTGACGAGAGCTAAATTTCTCGCgagcaaaccaaaacaaatcgcgCCCAGCTGACGGACAAGTGCGCGTCATCTGGGCTGGTGATAGCCCGTGAACTGAAGTCATTTAATCTAAACTTTGAAGCGCTTTTTTGGGGGCTAAACaaggaaatttttgattgaaaatttgcattttgtttgttttcagctcataatttcaaacgatgtttaaaatttttgattcggAGCAACTTTCAGTGATCCTTAGACAAGACCCCCAAAATACCTCCAAACCTTAAACTTCAAGATCCAAGCAATCCAAAAAGCCCACTTTCACCCAAATCCGCCCACCAGATGCCGTCCAAAAAGGGTTCAAAAATCCGTTTTGAATGAAATCCTTCCCCCGGCGACGATCGCGCAGCAAGCCATTCATCATCGTCTCGTGTGGCTTGTACAACCTGTAAGTTCCTCGTGCTTCGCTCTCAGTTGGCGTTGCTCACGCGAGTTCCTGAAAAAGCGGGAGAGTCGCGCGCGCAATTGCAAACTAATCCAAGTAGGTACAGGGCGATATTGTCCTGTTGTCAACGTGCACTTGTTGCTTAGTTGCGATATGCGCTTAAACCAAGTCACCAATTTTTTGCCGTGCAAAGGATCTAATATCACGCGGTCGTTGCATGATTTCTACGGCGGTTGCACAATTCATTCGGCGtatcaaattgaaatttatttcaacaaTACCACCGTAATGACGGGAACACGCGCGCGTGCTCGCCGATAAGGTGGTGCGGACGCAGGACCGTGCACAAATCCACCAACACAGGCAAAATGACCCACTTACGTAAAGGTTCGCGACGACGGGCGGCTGATAACCTGGAGGAAGTGATTTTTCGTAAAGTCATGGTGAAACTTTGcgaatttattgtttttgattgatttaagtGATTCGCACTATTGTTTACTTTGCGCTCTAAAACTGtttgtaaattacttttttgttCACCAAAGGCATTGATTACATGACAAGATTGGCTACCACAGCTTTGAGCcttctaaaaaagtttttgaaaaatatttcaggaTTTTGTTTGCTTTAGTTTTAAAGCGCAATTTATAGACTCAAATAAAGTtcaactacagtccagactcgattatccgaaggcctcggcaaattttcacttcagataatcaaaacttcggataatcgaatcacgaaaaaaaaattcgacgtcttatttttgattgtagagcTTAAATGTGACCCTTAAACTACGCTAAattgatttaaagtttttaaatccaACATGGCGGCCAGAATGGCGGTgatcaaacattgaaaaaatccattttgttatttaataggcaatcaactattcaaatctgACTAAAATGAGGTCGCAGAACTCACATTTGAGGTtgaaaatgagaaaataaaataaacagaaaaaaaattgtcgtgattcgattattcaaaccttcggataatcgaggcttcggataatcgagtctggactgtattagtTTTCGGCAAATTCACGAACTGCctataatgttttgaaatattttctataCCTCCTTTAAACGCTGAAAActcaaaaacaatgaaaatccgttttttgagcaaaaaatctAACTTGTGTTGCTTGCAGGTCGCGATGGCCATTTCTACTGtaataaatccaaaattgagttataaaattaaaaatgttcatGCAAAcattcagataaaattgtgcaATAAacttattcaaatattaaatattatttatgaATAATTTAAGGATTAAATACATAACTGTAAAAGTGCaccaaaattattgaaatatgaaacattaaaatttaagttcTTGGGACATTTCACTTTATTCACACTTTATCATGAGAacaattttggtaaaaaaattttggtaggTTTTTCTTATAAATGGTTATGCCGCAATGAACAACAATAATTCCTTCAACATGAATTATGATTTTACTAACAGCTGACAAAAAAATCCGAAACTCAGGAATacaaccgaattgaattgaattatccTCAGAGATTATGAGATTTTTCGTTATTAGCTTTTGGCTTCAATTTGCTTCAAAATACATTGATTTTTGtgcatttatttgtttttttaatgaaaatgcatttcattGCATTTGCTTCAAGAtacataatttttcatctgcttgaagttttttttacggttttaaactttttttttgctaagcaTAATTTTAAAGCcgtatttttatataaattaaacAGTGTTCAAAGTCAATGCTTCAAAGTTTGATAATAAATGTAAACATAAACGTAACAACATgtatttttatcattaaaaaaacgttacttaatccacccttaggtggttggtgccttcctcacatttagagagtaatgctatccaaaatagatacaaaaggacggatctttcagtgttctatcaacttgattcataccatcagattgggtagtaagatcatcataattcagggctcttatgtgcttataacttttgatagggttgtcagatctgcaatctattgaactcattgaaaaggtcttttgattacctatccaacgacaagtcgcatgataaatccggacaacgttttcatcaaaatatctgagatccggcctcttaaaaaatcataaataacacttaagtgcctataacttttgatagggttgtcagatctgcaatctattgaactcgttggaaaggtctttcgattacctatccaacgatcagtcgcatgatagatccggacaacgttttcatcaatatatatgagatccggcctgaaaaaagttcataaataacacttaagtgcgtataactcttgatagggttgtcagatctgcaatctattgaactcgttggaatggtctttcgattacctatccaacgacaagtcgcatggtagatccggacaacgttttcatcaaaatatatgagatccggcctctaaaaggttcataaataacacttaaatgcttataacttttgatagggttgtcagatcttcaatgtcttgaacgcgttggaaaggtcttttgattacctatccaccgataggtcgcatgagagatccggacaacgtttttatcaaaatatctgagatccggcgtccaaaaagtgcataaatagcacttaagtgcttataacttttgatagggttgtcagatcttagatggttttgacgcgttggaaaggtctctttattacctttctaaaaatgtatagcatggcgggttttcttacaaaaaccaccctttttacaatcttccggacttttgtcaaaatcgttttttttagcataacttttgaagtacttaactaaactttataattttcaatagcgacttatgggaccccaagacggatcgaatgagaccaaaacggtccaaatcggttcagccagcgccgagataatcgagtgcatattttttggtgcacagacccacatccctacacacacacacacacacacagacatttgctcagaatttgattctgagtcgatatgtatacgtgaaggtgggtctaggaggtcaaattaagaagttcgtttttcgagtgattttatagcctttcctcagtaaagtgaggaaggcaaaaacatatttatttgttttttattcaatcaaaataacaatattaaaaaaacatataatttgctccctgattttttgggaggAAAGATTAACTTTAAAAGAAAGAGTCTGTCTTGCTCACCTCAATTGACGTTTACATTAGAAACGAACAGGATAGAATCTTTGTTTACGCATCGGTATTGGCCTATTTACAATGTTTAACTTTAAATATAAGCTTGAACGAATATTTGGAGCAAATAAAAGCACAATAGATTaataagtaaataaataaatgaaacaaaataattcggcttataaaaaacataaacttgaaaaaacaaaGCCTAAGTGGTTGGAAAATAGCAAAAATCAGTACACAATTGATTGCTTAGATTTttctattaaaaattcaaattcaatttttttttcaagataaattAGAAAAAgaaggattgtttttttttatatttcagctggccgaaaaaaaatcaattcggataatcaaatcaaggGATAAATTCTACagaataaaaatatgatttcttattgctgattgtcgagcttgttaaaatccaagatggcggccaaaatggcggtgatgaaatattaaagtaaaatataaaagttgaaataacaatccatagtctcaacatttttatttaaaaaaaagtgtttttaaatgcattttacaccagttcagttgttttgcaaccattagttttcaaaaatgtacagcaaaaaaaattacggtactgaaaaactaaaaaaaaaacataaaaattgaaattacaagccaagaTTTTAACATTTAGatgaaaaagtgctttaaaatgcattttacaccagtccagttgttttgcaatcaatagttttcaaaatatctataaatcttctgaattttttttttcgcgaaaaaacaacattttgcgGGACAGTACtttagtatttcacaaaaattctatattttttgaGGGAGTTCAAACATGTTAAATAGGATTATAAACGCAAGAAAATGCATTGCAAATGGATTTCAGTTGATTAtaaacttctatttccattaaaattttgaagtttttcgaaaaaaaattgtttttgctctctgatttttcggcccgactttgaagggggggggggggacataaactttgaaaaatatttgcaacggcctaaaaatgctgataaaaaaaaatcagtgatcTATATTTTCTTGTTTGTCCTTGCTTAATCCGttgtttaattcaaaaattcaaaatgctctTGAAAAATTGTTCGGAAAAGCAGCATTCAAGAAAGAAAACTCTCTTTATTGACATTGATTGGATAACGTTTTCAAATATGTTGACCAAGAATAGAAAATCCATGACAAAAAATAGTCACAAATTGTAAAGTACTGCTCAAACCAACCCTAGCAGAAAGAATCaactgaaaaagtgatttttattgATTACATGATTGTCTATCCAAAGTTTTTAAccttcgaaattttaaaactgaTTTCATCATGTGTAActtttaaaagaaattgaatgaaaataatAAGATCCAAGATGTTTTCAAACTGTCATCATAAATAAGAAGGAAATAAAGTTATTCATTATAAAAAAGCAGGCATGTGTATTTCGTCCATTTTTGATCACATGAATTAACAATTAATACATTTTATTATCCCTAATTTAGCAAACCACTATACTAATTTGTGCGAACCTAAGCTACCTTAAATCTAGGTAATTGAATCTgataacattttataaaaacattACCGCAATTCTAGCAGTCTAGCGCATATTAAAAGTTTGTAAAACAAAagcttctctctctctctctcactgtcTCTCCCTTTCCTTATCACGTCTTCGATCTTCAGCAGAAGATGCCACCGCCCTCGTTATCGCGCACGTAATCTCGCACGTACTGGCTCAGCTCGGCGCTCAGCCCCAACCGATCGGCGTCCTTGTCAAACTGCTCGACCCCCCCAACTCCGATGAGGTAACCATTGAGGCGGGCCGCTACGTGGGAACTCTGCAGCAGCTCCGGGGTCAACCCGATGGCTTTGGCCAGCTGGCGGTGGCTTTGCAGACGGTACTTTTGGTGGTAGCTGTAAAATAAGGGAAACAAGCAATTAAATtagttaagggaccatc
Protein-coding sequences here:
- the LOC6037635 gene encoding peptide methionine sulfoxide reductase; translation: MAAPLHHVDVPFEKATFGMGCYWGTDSLFGATLGVLRTRVGYSGGTTGAPKGKDIGDNVEVIEIHYDPTKITYSQLLEMFWENHEYRASARLKREYMTMIQYHSEDQRKLAEASKAAQQAKEHEEVVATEIVPASPLYPAADHNQKYRLQGHVDLAKGLGLTSELLQSSHVAARLNGYLVGAGGLEQFEAEADQLGLSDAQKQYVRNYLIENDGAGIAC